A genomic stretch from Phycisphaerae bacterium includes:
- a CDS encoding COX15/CtaA family protein produces MNPSNLDYATRSLPRPANRWLHRFAILVAVATFVLIIAGGLVTSTGSGLSVPDWPTTYGHNMFTFPWSQWVGGIRFEHSHRLIASTVGFLTIVLCIWLWRREPRRWLCWLGTAALLAVITQGVLGGLTVLYLLPTPISVLHGCLAQMFLCMVVSIAVFTSPRWTAQPKLEPAINAGAPQKWALLLTLGIFGQLILGAVMRHTESGLAVPDFPRAYGQWAPDLGESAIDRYNEQRRFEMLLPVVTREQIVYHLAHRAGAIAVAILVLAVAGRMLRDHGRLASLRRPAVLLMVLLAVQIALGAWTVWSEKSALIATAHVAIGAAMLATAWVLTLRCYRDVAPIRQEQLEFDLARSAV; encoded by the coding sequence ATGAATCCCTCGAATCTGGATTACGCAACTCGCAGCCTGCCTCGCCCCGCGAATCGCTGGCTGCATCGCTTTGCCATCCTTGTCGCCGTCGCGACGTTTGTCCTTATCATCGCCGGCGGCCTGGTCACCAGCACGGGGAGCGGTCTCTCCGTTCCGGATTGGCCGACGACCTACGGCCACAACATGTTCACCTTTCCGTGGTCGCAATGGGTCGGCGGCATTCGGTTCGAACACAGCCATCGGCTGATCGCCTCGACGGTGGGATTTTTGACCATCGTACTATGCATTTGGCTGTGGCGGCGCGAACCTCGCCGCTGGCTCTGCTGGTTGGGGACGGCGGCGCTCTTGGCGGTCATCACGCAGGGCGTATTGGGCGGCCTCACGGTTCTCTACCTGTTGCCCACACCGATCTCGGTGCTGCATGGCTGCCTGGCGCAGATGTTTTTGTGCATGGTCGTCTCCATCGCCGTCTTTACCTCACCGCGATGGACAGCGCAGCCAAAACTGGAACCGGCGATCAACGCTGGCGCGCCACAGAAATGGGCGCTGTTGCTGACACTTGGCATCTTCGGCCAGCTTATCCTCGGGGCGGTCATGCGCCACACCGAATCGGGCCTCGCCGTGCCGGATTTCCCGCGAGCCTATGGCCAGTGGGCGCCGGACCTGGGCGAGTCAGCCATCGACCGCTACAACGAGCAACGGCGCTTTGAGATGCTCCTGCCGGTCGTGACTCGAGAACAGATCGTTTATCATCTGGCCCATCGCGCCGGCGCGATCGCCGTGGCGATCCTGGTGTTGGCCGTGGCCGGACGGATGCTGCGGGACCATGGGCGGCTGGCGTCTTTGCGGCGTCCGGCCGTGTTGTTGATGGTGTTGTTGGCCGTGCAGATCGCCCTCGGCGCATGGACGGTCTGGTCGGAGAAATCCGCGCTGATCGCCACGGCCCATGTTGCCATCGGCGCGGCGATGCTGGCGACGGCGTGGGTGCTGACACTGCGATGCTATCGCGATGTGGCTCCGATTCGGCAGGAGCAACTGGAGTTTGATTTGGCGAGGTCCGCGGTATGA
- the cyoE gene encoding heme o synthase codes for MKAPFEQGDGGVASGAVASGASASLPIGLAVRGRLADYSELAKVRLSLLVLVVAAVGFCLADSAPVNLSLLAHAIVGTALAAFGANALNQYMERDFDRRMRRTAQRPLPAGRMAPREALLFGTTAASTGVLYLALVVNNLAASLALATVLLYLLTYTPLKRKTVWNTAVGAIPGALPPMIGFAAAAGTLQPMAWMLFAILFAWQLPHFFAIAWMYREDYRAGGYRMLSVADQTGRATGRQTVLFSVVLLVVSLSPWIAGFSGPVYLLGAIALGALMIFAAARFARLRTTAAARVVLWASLVYLPLLMMLLLLDRWPV; via the coding sequence ATGAAGGCCCCGTTTGAACAAGGCGATGGCGGCGTGGCTTCGGGTGCGGTGGCGTCCGGCGCTTCGGCGTCGCTGCCGATCGGGCTGGCCGTCCGCGGCCGCCTTGCGGATTATTCGGAGCTGGCCAAGGTCCGCCTCTCGCTGCTCGTCCTCGTCGTAGCGGCGGTGGGGTTCTGTCTGGCGGACTCCGCGCCGGTCAACCTTTCGCTTTTGGCACACGCTATCGTCGGAACGGCCCTGGCGGCGTTTGGGGCCAATGCACTGAATCAATACATGGAGCGCGATTTTGACCGGCGGATGCGCCGCACGGCGCAACGGCCCTTGCCCGCCGGCCGGATGGCTCCGCGCGAGGCGCTGTTGTTCGGGACGACCGCAGCAAGTACCGGAGTCCTGTACCTGGCCCTGGTGGTCAATAATCTGGCGGCGTCGTTGGCCCTCGCCACCGTCTTGCTTTATCTGCTGACCTATACACCGCTCAAGCGAAAGACCGTTTGGAATACGGCGGTGGGAGCGATACCCGGCGCGCTGCCGCCGATGATCGGCTTCGCGGCCGCCGCCGGAACGCTTCAACCGATGGCCTGGATGCTGTTCGCCATTCTTTTCGCCTGGCAGCTTCCGCACTTTTTCGCCATCGCGTGGATGTACCGCGAGGACTATCGCGCCGGCGGCTATCGGATGCTCTCCGTTGCCGATCAGACCGGCCGCGCGACGGGGCGGCAGACGGTCCTGTTCTCGGTGGTGTTGTTGGTCGTGAGTCTGTCACCATGGATCGCGGGTTTCTCGGGGCCTGTTTATTTACTCGGCGCCATCGCGCTCGGGGCCCTGATGATCTTTGCGGCGGCGCGGTTCGCGAGACTGCGCACGACGGCGGCGGCGCGGGTCGTGCTCTGGGCCTCCCTGGTCTATCTGCCGCTTCTGATGATGCTGCTCCTTCTCGATCGCTGGCCCGTGTAA
- a CDS encoding TonB-dependent receptor, with amino-acid sequence MTIKQLGSWVLAGCVAVALTATTALADNEKGTAVIKGKVTFDGTPPKMKALAIQGDNHCAQAHTKPEADQGTIVYTKDGNTIPYVFVYAKSGVTGKYTAPTTPVTIDQKGCMYHPHVFGMVAGQPIDIKNSDSTNHNIHSLAKKNPTFNFAQSQQGMVKNLAGKDTFTREEIMVKIKCDVHAWMSTYVGVLTHPFFDVTKSHEDDGGDKAKRGTFEIKELPAGEYEIEAWHESFGTMTQKVAVKDGETKEIEFKFGGAKKAEAPTPTRTVILGAETGAQK; translated from the coding sequence ATGACGATCAAGCAGCTCGGAAGTTGGGTGTTGGCCGGATGCGTGGCGGTAGCGCTGACCGCGACGACGGCGCTCGCGGATAACGAGAAGGGGACGGCGGTCATCAAGGGCAAGGTGACGTTCGATGGCACGCCGCCGAAGATGAAGGCGCTGGCCATCCAAGGCGACAATCACTGCGCGCAGGCGCATACAAAACCCGAAGCCGACCAGGGCACGATCGTCTATACGAAAGACGGGAACACCATCCCGTATGTGTTCGTCTATGCGAAGAGCGGCGTGACGGGCAAGTACACGGCCCCGACGACGCCCGTAACGATCGATCAGAAGGGCTGCATGTACCATCCGCACGTCTTTGGCATGGTCGCCGGTCAGCCAATCGACATCAAAAACAGCGACTCGACCAATCACAACATCCACTCGCTGGCCAAGAAGAACCCGACCTTCAATTTCGCCCAGTCTCAGCAGGGCATGGTCAAAAACCTGGCGGGCAAAGACACGTTTACTCGCGAAGAGATCATGGTCAAGATCAAGTGCGATGTTCATGCGTGGATGTCCACCTACGTCGGCGTGTTGACGCACCCGTTCTTCGACGTAACCAAGTCGCACGAGGATGACGGCGGCGACAAGGCCAAGCGCGGCACCTTCGAGATCAAGGAACTGCCCGCCGGCGAATACGAGATCGAGGCGTGGCATGAGTCCTTCGGCACGATGACGCAAAAGGTCGCCGTCAAGGACGGCGAGACCAAGGAGATCGAGTTCAAGTTCGGCGGCGCCAAGAAGGCCGAAGCCCCCACGCCGACGCGGACCGTGATCCTGGGCGCGGAGACGGGCGCGCAAAAGTAG
- a CDS encoding cytochrome c — translation MPVPTETFRSTKRLNVWFAITSVVTLAGTAWMFWHDYQRPWRGMQTNYFNVRSAMAHFDVLGYESPGEKARREELAKAVADAEAELATPDNRRRERDLLDREKELNGKLQGVALTYGNMNAEMQVRIFDFEEAKTLHGENDPKTLAIKTDNDRAAKELAATKVKMDELEDDLRDVKGQIKSLYRKRTEAQKVLAAYDKGLNDAKRLDSMYGPGIKRAALNIPLLDYLAPKDTPGHEEVRQIFTKTIRFNYNFVDSYITDRCITCHMGIDDPNLTVENFVRRSEKALHNEEVQETLRRENPKLRREMEQRLLEAADDPEFATLTVENLDDVTREKYIRRLVRAVNDYLDDIQRPEIDVQEIIDKHKDKEPHTRGRIADTITAKFNSILKVERPKDGVGKKTLTYDEMDEKQRMAYVASLTAALNLHLADQGRPPIDFKKEIKAHPHLDLYISPNSAHPMKLMGCTVCHEGAGQDTDFILAAHTPKNKEEMKHWEKEYYVKELGIPLATFHLVEEFWERPMLLPGYTSASCRKCHAQTFDLERHKTEPLASARPIVEGRDLFTSLGCINCHAVDGLTDSRRVGTDLTHVGEKLTTGFIQRWVEYPANFRPSTRMPHFFHQENNLPSSANEFDPDPVLRTEAEIQAIAHYLKTFSKPLEFLPVPEGITGDAKRGEELFVSIGCFACHANLEAKDPLAQGGENLGERWITADLMHKEGISAEDAKKKYEAMSHNDRTRYAMRRLTPLEREAAIARAHEEEVAADREGREPDPKKMYIPAAFSRNAPELTGIGTKLVNDPNNAEQVERGRRWLYNWLSDPRHYSSYTRMPRLFRDNYYQYDSPEEQKKKNDQDILDVAAYLLTMRNDDFKIESMAEDDKHVEEMRRQILGILGGQNTESVSKLILEDGKLEDSDPYGRLTSAIVAQAFKSFGGGEEGKKAVAEIIAERSNSLAERQKLFFGMKMISHYGCSACHTIAGFEEATRPGTDLSLWAQKFMSQLDFAFYSPAFEHEVEDNPAVFGRLYIDSPESAHLIRDADGNPREEILHNHASFAYHKLLNPRIWDREKIKKPYEKLKMPNFYLSEPEARSLTTFLLSMRESNVTRDVQLAYNTTPAGKIAKGRALVRELNCIGCHKIERNEPNISQYYTTDTSVDDNYPFGQRFKPPLLWGEGAKVQYDWLFSFLNNVEMLRPWLKARMPSFHLTKAEATTLVEYFAGLSQYESAFLAEDLDPVIRHLREVHANVAAGEDKTANGGSAWFLDEKLAPQAEFLARYAAEHEQIRRIELNTGDASTPGQIAEVLGPVYDKIVQRAQFLANVYRVEFPFTDPVSHTTDDARFKLGEEFLYNQKCLACHVAGDPSVPGTTTDIKAPNFALTYKRLRYDWVINWLQDPQSIQPGANMPQIFQGGSAFAGVPEETRNELEAKFGKTVPEQSTLLVDFLYNLGERRFTAIQPGGAQAAPKPAEQKGLEGDFDFDAGEPTTKPAEPEFDF, via the coding sequence ATGCCGGTACCTACTGAAACATTCCGTAGCACGAAGCGACTCAACGTCTGGTTCGCGATTACGTCCGTCGTCACATTGGCGGGCACAGCGTGGATGTTCTGGCACGACTACCAGCGACCGTGGCGGGGCATGCAGACCAATTATTTCAATGTCCGCTCAGCGATGGCGCATTTCGACGTGCTGGGCTATGAGAGCCCGGGAGAGAAGGCCCGGCGCGAGGAGCTGGCGAAGGCGGTCGCCGACGCGGAGGCGGAGTTGGCCACGCCGGACAATCGCCGTCGGGAGCGCGACCTGCTCGACCGCGAGAAGGAACTGAACGGGAAGTTGCAGGGCGTCGCGCTGACTTACGGGAACATGAACGCCGAGATGCAGGTGCGAATCTTTGACTTCGAGGAGGCCAAGACGCTGCACGGCGAGAATGATCCCAAGACGCTGGCCATCAAGACGGATAACGATCGCGCGGCAAAGGAGCTGGCGGCGACCAAGGTGAAGATGGACGAGTTGGAGGACGATCTGCGCGATGTCAAGGGGCAGATCAAGTCGCTCTATCGAAAGCGGACCGAGGCGCAAAAGGTCCTGGCGGCATATGACAAAGGCTTGAACGACGCCAAGCGGCTAGACTCCATGTACGGTCCCGGCATCAAGCGGGCGGCCCTGAACATCCCCCTGCTCGACTATCTGGCGCCGAAGGATACGCCGGGACACGAAGAGGTCCGGCAGATCTTCACCAAGACGATCCGCTTCAATTACAACTTCGTCGATTCGTATATCACCGATCGATGCATCACCTGCCACATGGGGATCGACGATCCGAACCTCACGGTGGAGAACTTCGTGCGGCGGTCGGAAAAGGCGCTGCACAATGAAGAGGTGCAGGAGACGCTGCGGCGCGAGAACCCCAAACTTCGCCGGGAGATGGAGCAGCGGCTGCTCGAAGCGGCGGACGATCCCGAGTTCGCCACGCTTACGGTTGAGAACCTGGACGATGTCACACGGGAAAAATACATCCGGCGGCTCGTGCGGGCGGTGAATGACTATCTGGACGATATCCAGCGGCCGGAAATCGATGTCCAGGAGATCATCGATAAACACAAGGACAAGGAGCCGCACACGCGCGGGCGGATCGCCGACACCATTACGGCGAAGTTCAACAGCATCCTCAAGGTCGAACGGCCGAAGGATGGAGTCGGGAAAAAAACGCTGACGTACGATGAGATGGACGAGAAGCAGCGGATGGCGTACGTCGCGTCGCTCACCGCCGCGCTCAACCTCCATCTGGCCGATCAGGGCCGGCCGCCGATCGACTTCAAGAAAGAGATCAAGGCCCACCCGCACCTGGACCTGTACATCTCGCCGAATTCGGCGCACCCGATGAAGCTGATGGGCTGCACGGTCTGCCACGAGGGGGCGGGGCAGGACACGGATTTCATCCTGGCGGCGCACACGCCCAAGAACAAAGAGGAGATGAAGCACTGGGAGAAGGAATACTATGTCAAGGAACTGGGCATCCCGCTGGCGACGTTCCACCTCGTCGAGGAGTTCTGGGAGCGGCCCATGCTCCTGCCGGGCTATACGTCAGCGAGTTGCCGTAAGTGCCATGCGCAGACGTTTGACCTCGAACGGCATAAGACGGAGCCGCTGGCCTCGGCCCGACCGATCGTCGAGGGCCGAGATTTGTTCACCTCCCTCGGCTGCATCAACTGCCATGCCGTGGACGGCCTCACGGACTCGCGTCGGGTCGGTACGGACCTGACGCACGTCGGCGAGAAGCTCACGACGGGCTTTATCCAACGGTGGGTGGAGTATCCCGCGAACTTCCGGCCGAGCACGCGGATGCCGCACTTTTTCCATCAGGAGAATAATCTGCCGTCGAGTGCGAACGAGTTCGATCCCGATCCCGTGCTGAGAACGGAGGCGGAGATTCAGGCGATCGCGCATTACCTCAAGACCTTCTCGAAGCCGTTAGAGTTTCTCCCCGTGCCGGAGGGGATCACGGGCGACGCGAAACGGGGAGAGGAACTTTTCGTCTCCATCGGCTGCTTCGCCTGCCACGCCAATCTGGAAGCGAAGGACCCGCTCGCGCAAGGCGGCGAGAATCTGGGCGAGCGGTGGATTACGGCCGACCTGATGCACAAGGAGGGGATTTCCGCCGAGGATGCCAAGAAGAAATATGAGGCGATGTCGCATAACGACCGGACGCGCTACGCCATGCGCCGTCTGACGCCGCTGGAGAGGGAAGCGGCGATCGCGCGGGCGCATGAGGAAGAGGTGGCGGCGGACCGCGAGGGCCGCGAACCCGATCCGAAGAAGATGTACATCCCCGCCGCGTTCAGTCGCAATGCGCCCGAGCTGACCGGCATCGGGACGAAGCTGGTCAACGATCCCAACAACGCGGAGCAGGTCGAGCGCGGGCGTCGGTGGCTGTACAACTGGCTAAGCGACCCACGCCATTACTCGTCGTACACGCGGATGCCGCGGCTGTTCCGTGATAATTACTACCAGTACGACAGCCCCGAGGAGCAGAAGAAGAAAAACGATCAGGACATCCTCGACGTGGCGGCGTATCTGCTGACGATGCGCAACGACGATTTCAAGATCGAGTCCATGGCCGAGGACGACAAGCACGTCGAGGAAATGCGCCGGCAGATCCTCGGCATCCTCGGCGGTCAGAACACCGAGAGCGTCTCCAAGCTGATCCTTGAAGACGGCAAGTTGGAGGATTCCGATCCCTACGGCCGGCTGACCTCGGCGATCGTGGCGCAGGCCTTCAAATCGTTCGGAGGCGGCGAGGAGGGCAAGAAGGCGGTCGCGGAGATCATTGCCGAACGTTCCAACAGCCTGGCCGAGCGACAGAAGCTGTTCTTCGGCATGAAGATGATCAGTCATTACGGCTGCTCGGCGTGCCACACGATCGCGGGGTTTGAGGAAGCGACGCGACCGGGGACGGACCTATCGTTGTGGGCGCAGAAGTTCATGAGCCAGCTCGATTTCGCCTTCTACTCGCCCGCGTTTGAGCACGAGGTCGAGGATAATCCGGCTGTCTTCGGCAGGCTGTACATCGATTCGCCGGAGTCGGCGCACCTGATTCGCGATGCGGACGGCAACCCGCGGGAGGAGATCCTGCACAACCACGCGTCGTTTGCGTATCACAAGCTGCTGAACCCGCGGATCTGGGACCGTGAGAAGATCAAGAAGCCGTACGAAAAATTAAAGATGCCGAATTTTTACCTGAGCGAGCCGGAGGCCCGTTCGCTCACGACGTTCCTCTTAAGCATGCGCGAGAGCAACGTCACCAGGGACGTGCAACTGGCGTACAACACGACGCCCGCGGGCAAGATCGCCAAAGGACGGGCCCTCGTGCGCGAGTTGAACTGCATCGGCTGTCACAAAATCGAGCGCAACGAGCCGAACATCTCTCAATACTACACGACGGACACGAGCGTGGACGACAACTATCCGTTCGGTCAGCGCTTCAAGCCGCCGCTGCTCTGGGGCGAAGGGGCGAAGGTGCAATACGACTGGCTGTTCTCGTTCCTGAACAACGTGGAGATGCTGCGGCCGTGGCTGAAGGCGCGGATGCCCAGCTTCCATCTCACCAAGGCGGAGGCGACGACGCTGGTGGAGTATTTCGCGGGTCTCAGCCAGTACGAATCGGCGTTCCTGGCCGAGGATCTGGATCCCGTTATCAGGCATCTTCGGGAAGTGCACGCTAATGTTGCCGCAGGTGAGGACAAGACCGCCAATGGAGGAAGCGCGTGGTTTCTTGACGAAAAACTGGCGCCGCAGGCCGAGTTTCTCGCCCGATACGCCGCCGAGCACGAACAAATTCGGCGAATCGAACTGAATACCGGCGATGCGTCGACACCGGGCCAGATCGCTGAGGTCCTGGGACCTGTGTATGACAAGATCGTGCAGCGGGCGCAGTTTCTGGCCAATGTGTATCGGGTCGAGTTCCCGTTTACCGACCCCGTCTCGCACACGACCGACGACGCGCGGTTCAAGCTGGGCGAGGAGTTCCTTTACAACCAGAAATGCCTCGCCTGCCACGTGGCGGGCGATCCATCGGTGCCGGGGACGACGACGGACATCAAGGCGCCGAACTTCGCGCTGACGTATAAGCGGCTGCGGTATGACTGGGTGATCAACTGGCTGCAGGACCCGCAGTCGATTCAGCCGGGGGCGAACATGCCGCAGATCTTCCAGGGCGGCAGCGCGTTTGCGGGCGTGCCCGAGGAAACCAGGAACGAGTTGGAAGCGAAATTCGGGAAGACCGTTCCGGAGCAATCCACGCTGCTGGTAGACTTCCTCTACAATCTCGGCGAGCGCCGCTTTACGGCGATCCAGCCGGGCGGTGCGCAAGCCGCGCCGAAGCCCGCAGAGCAGAAAGGACTGGAAGGCGATTTCGACTTCGATGCGGGGGAACCGACGACGAAGCCGGCGGAACCGGAGTTTGACTTTTAG
- a CDS encoding cytochrome C oxidase subunit IV family protein: MSAASAEEMRKHLKVYYMVFGALAVLTVITVGVAELHFLTVPQAITVALAVAIVKGSLVACYFMHLISERGMVFWILGICGLFFIVLLLIPVVTVSESVGLH; encoded by the coding sequence ATGAGCGCGGCGTCGGCTGAAGAGATGCGTAAGCACCTGAAGGTCTATTACATGGTCTTCGGGGCGTTGGCCGTGCTGACGGTCATCACGGTCGGTGTGGCCGAGCTGCACTTCCTGACGGTCCCGCAGGCGATCACAGTGGCCCTGGCCGTCGCCATCGTGAAGGGCTCATTGGTGGCGTGCTATTTCATGCACCTGATCAGCGAGCGGGGGATGGTGTTCTGGATTCTGGGCATCTGCGGGCTTTTTTTCATCGTCCTATTATTAATTCCGGTGGTGACGGTGTCGGAGTCGGTAGGGCTGCACTGA
- a CDS encoding cbb3-type cytochrome c oxidase subunit I yields MSGHDHHAGHDAHGDHHHDEPGFWRKWVFSVDHKMIGCQYAVTGLLFLFFGFTLMMIMRWQLAYPGQPIPFIGKWLPSYVADNGIMSGDGYNAFGAMHGTIMVFLAIVPLGVGGFGNYVLPLQIGAPDMAFPRLNMASYWVYFCGGVVMLASFFVPAGPAASGWTSYAPLSVIAQPANTFLMKLLSGQSLWLIGMIFLITSSLLGSVNFIVTTVQLRAKGLSFFRLPFFVWAQLVTSFLLLLAFPPLEAAGIMQLLDRVADTSFFSPAGLVVSGVQQNQYAGGGSALLWQHLFWFLAHPEVYVLILPAMGIVSEVIANNTRKPLWGYRLLVYSAIFLGFMSFIVWAHHMFMTGMGTTLSTFFQATTMIISVPSVIILTCLILSLYGASIRFNVPMLFALAFLPMFAIGGLTGLPLGLTASDIHLHDTFYVIGHFHYVVAPGTIFAVFAGIYYWFPKVTGRKMNDFLGKLHFWPSFIFINAVFMPMLFQGMAGILRRQYDQTEQLHGASAQGLSVMVSWSSWMLAVAQLPFIINFVWSIFAGKKVGANPWEATTLEWAAPSPPPHGNFAHVPVVYCGPYEYSVPGKDRDYCPQHVALEA; encoded by the coding sequence ATGAGCGGCCACGACCATCACGCCGGGCACGACGCCCACGGCGACCACCATCATGACGAGCCGGGTTTCTGGCGGAAGTGGGTCTTTTCCGTCGACCACAAGATGATCGGCTGCCAGTATGCCGTCACCGGTCTCTTGTTCCTCTTCTTCGGCTTCACGTTGATGATGATCATGCGCTGGCAGTTGGCCTATCCCGGCCAGCCGATTCCGTTTATCGGCAAGTGGCTGCCCAGCTATGTCGCGGATAACGGCATCATGAGCGGCGACGGTTACAACGCCTTCGGCGCCATGCACGGCACGATCATGGTATTTCTCGCCATTGTGCCGCTCGGCGTGGGTGGATTCGGCAACTATGTCCTTCCGCTCCAGATCGGCGCGCCGGACATGGCTTTTCCCCGGCTCAACATGGCCAGCTACTGGGTCTATTTCTGCGGCGGCGTGGTCATGCTCGCGAGCTTCTTCGTGCCTGCCGGTCCGGCAGCCTCAGGATGGACCTCCTATGCCCCGCTGTCGGTCATCGCGCAGCCGGCCAATACGTTCTTAATGAAACTCTTGTCGGGGCAGTCGCTCTGGCTGATCGGCATGATCTTCCTGATCACGTCGTCGCTGCTCGGCTCCGTCAACTTCATCGTCACGACGGTTCAATTACGGGCGAAGGGCCTCTCGTTTTTCCGCCTGCCCTTCTTTGTGTGGGCGCAGTTGGTGACGTCGTTCCTCCTTCTCCTGGCGTTTCCGCCGTTAGAGGCCGCCGGCATCATGCAGCTTCTGGACCGTGTCGCCGATACGAGCTTTTTCTCGCCGGCCGGGCTGGTGGTCAGCGGGGTGCAACAGAATCAATACGCCGGCGGCGGCAGCGCCCTGCTCTGGCAGCATTTGTTCTGGTTCTTGGCCCATCCCGAGGTGTACGTGCTCATCCTCCCGGCGATGGGCATCGTGTCGGAAGTCATCGCCAACAACACGCGCAAGCCGCTCTGGGGCTATCGCCTGCTGGTTTATTCCGCCATCTTCCTGGGCTTTATGTCGTTCATCGTCTGGGCCCACCACATGTTCATGACCGGCATGGGCACCACGCTGTCCACGTTCTTCCAGGCGACGACGATGATCATCTCCGTCCCGTCGGTGATCATCCTGACATGCCTGATCCTCAGCCTGTACGGCGCGTCGATTCGGTTCAATGTTCCGATGCTCTTCGCACTGGCGTTTCTGCCGATGTTCGCGATCGGCGGGCTGACGGGTCTGCCGCTGGGTCTGACGGCGTCCGACATTCACCTGCACGACACCTTCTATGTCATCGGGCATTTCCATTATGTCGTCGCGCCGGGGACGATCTTCGCCGTCTTCGCGGGCATCTATTACTGGTTCCCCAAGGTGACGGGCCGGAAGATGAACGACTTCCTCGGCAAGCTGCATTTTTGGCCGTCGTTCATTTTCATCAACGCGGTGTTCATGCCCATGCTGTTCCAGGGCATGGCGGGCATTCTTCGCCGCCAATATGACCAGACCGAGCAGCTTCACGGCGCCAGCGCCCAGGGATTGTCCGTGATGGTCTCGTGGTCGTCGTGGATGCTGGCCGTCGCGCAGCTCCCGTTCATCATCAACTTCGTCTGGAGCATCTTCGCGGGCAAGAAAGTCGGCGCGAATCCATGGGAGGCGACCACGCTCGAGTGGGCCGCCCCATCGCCGCCGCCGCACGGCAACTTCGCGCATGTGCCCGTGGTTTACTGCGGTCCGTATGAGTACAGCGTTCCCGGCAAGGACCGGGATTATTGTCCGCAACACGTTGCTCTGGAGGCCTAG
- a CDS encoding heme-copper oxidase subunit III, whose amino-acid sequence MSAVAIPHDMDPHPDTGMYNGKFGIWLFLASEVMLFGALFSSYVLLRVGAPAGTWPHRGDEILNVWMAMINTFVLITSSVTMVMAWASLKMHDLAKGKRLLLITFALSSVFLVVKFFEYKAKFTHHEVFLNTPVTLHGSDKPVTSIDGHLEEQTDAHVRITPYPKKGEKGHGEPVTIEAANIKRLSTYGPSHSTFLATYFTLTGLHGLHVIGGMVVMMFLFLTGDAMWKKSPDKFTNRVECTGLYWHFVDLVWIFLFPVLYLL is encoded by the coding sequence TTGTCCGCTGTCGCCATTCCGCACGATATGGATCCGCATCCCGATACCGGGATGTACAACGGCAAGTTCGGCATCTGGCTGTTTCTGGCCTCCGAAGTGATGCTGTTTGGGGCCCTGTTTTCGTCTTATGTACTGCTGCGCGTCGGCGCGCCGGCGGGGACCTGGCCGCATCGCGGCGACGAGATCCTCAACGTCTGGATGGCGATGATCAACACCTTCGTTCTCATCACGTCCAGCGTGACGATGGTGATGGCCTGGGCATCGCTCAAGATGCACGACCTCGCCAAGGGCAAGCGACTCCTGCTCATTACCTTTGCGCTGTCCTCGGTGTTCCTTGTCGTCAAGTTCTTTGAATACAAGGCCAAGTTCACGCACCACGAGGTATTCCTTAACACGCCGGTCACGCTGCACGGTTCGGACAAGCCGGTGACGAGCATCGACGGGCATTTGGAGGAGCAGACTGACGCTCACGTGAGAATCACTCCGTATCCCAAAAAGGGCGAAAAGGGGCATGGGGAGCCCGTCACGATCGAGGCCGCGAACATCAAGCGGCTGTCCACCTATGGCCCCAGTCATAGCACGTTTCTGGCGACCTATTTCACGCTGACCGGCCTGCATGGATTGCACGTCATCGGCGGGATGGTCGTGATGATGTTTCTGTTCCTGACCGGCGATGCGATGTGGAAAAAGTCGCCGGACAAGTTCACCAATCGCGTCGAATGCACCGGTCTTTACTGGCACTTTGTCGACCTGGTCTGGATCTTCCTGTTCCCCGTGTTGTACCTGTTGTAG